A section of the Streptomyces sp. NBC_01363 genome encodes:
- a CDS encoding WhiB family transcriptional regulator yields the protein MLINTAADPAFAWQETALCAQAGPEFFFPAPGSSTREAKQLCNACEGREACLEYALANDERFGVWGGLSEKERERLRRTGRA from the coding sequence ATGCTGATCAACACCGCGGCCGACCCCGCATTCGCCTGGCAGGAGACAGCGCTGTGCGCCCAGGCGGGGCCCGAGTTCTTCTTTCCCGCCCCCGGCAGCTCCACCCGTGAGGCCAAGCAGCTCTGCAACGCCTGCGAGGGGCGCGAGGCCTGCCTGGAGTACGCCCTCGCCAACGACGAGCGCTTCGGCGTATGGGGCGGACTCTCCGAGAAGGAGCGGGAACGGCTGCGCAGAACCGGCCGCGCATAG
- a CDS encoding tetratricopeptide repeat protein, which yields MNDDDRDNMLAAAVRLRTEGHQEEARQRLLSLSADFPADAEVAYQTAWAHDVLGLEAEAVPFYERCLAGTGLSQEDRRGALLGLGSTYRVLGQYEKAVEVLRGGAEQFPDNGALRTFLAMALFNTGEHHEAMRLLLELLAAGSTDPYVRRYRAAIEHYARDLHETV from the coding sequence ATGAATGATGACGACCGGGACAACATGCTCGCGGCGGCCGTGCGGCTGCGCACCGAAGGCCACCAGGAGGAGGCCCGGCAGCGACTGCTGTCCCTCTCCGCCGACTTCCCCGCGGACGCGGAGGTCGCCTATCAGACGGCCTGGGCGCACGATGTGCTCGGTCTGGAGGCCGAGGCGGTGCCGTTCTACGAACGCTGCCTGGCCGGGACCGGGCTGTCCCAGGAGGACCGCAGGGGTGCGCTGCTCGGCCTGGGGAGCACCTACCGGGTGCTCGGGCAGTACGAGAAGGCCGTCGAGGTCCTGCGCGGCGGTGCCGAGCAGTTCCCCGACAACGGGGCGCTGCGGACGTTCCTCGCCATGGCCCTCTTCAACACCGGTGAGCACCACGAAGCCATGCGGTTGCTGCTGGAACTGCTCGCGGCCGGCAGCACGGACCCGTATGTGCGCCGGTACCGGGCAGCGATCGAGCACTATGCGCGGGACCTGCACGAAACGGTGTGA
- a CDS encoding acyl-ACP desaturase: MTITAPHLGSPKAWTDAQLLYALEEVVEKELNRHLKVAKDWMPHEYVPFSDGRNFPGVFEDGEAWQADQSKVTDIGKIALVVNLLTEDNLPSYHHEIASLFGRDGAWGTWVHRWTAEEGRHGIVMRDYLLTSRAVDPDKLEQFRMAHMAEGFESDNRHSMLHSVAYVAFQELATRVSHRNTGHQSGDPVCDRMLARIATDENLHMVFYRNLLGAAFELAPDLTMQAVRDVVVNFRMPGHGMPGFERAAAQMAIGEIYNMRIHHDDVIQPVLRYLKILSIDGLGPDGLKAQEELGLYMGGLDSEASKFDEKLAARKARMAARADA, encoded by the coding sequence GTGACGATCACCGCTCCCCACCTCGGCAGCCCGAAGGCGTGGACCGACGCCCAGCTGCTGTACGCCCTGGAAGAAGTGGTGGAGAAGGAGCTCAACCGCCATCTCAAGGTCGCCAAGGACTGGATGCCCCACGAGTACGTGCCGTTCTCCGACGGGCGGAACTTCCCCGGCGTCTTCGAGGACGGTGAGGCCTGGCAGGCCGACCAGTCCAAGGTCACCGACATCGGCAAGATCGCGCTGGTGGTGAATCTGCTGACCGAGGACAACCTCCCCAGCTACCACCACGAGATCGCCTCCCTCTTCGGCCGCGACGGCGCCTGGGGCACCTGGGTGCACCGCTGGACGGCCGAGGAGGGCCGGCACGGCATCGTGATGCGTGACTACCTGCTCACCTCACGGGCGGTCGACCCGGACAAGCTGGAGCAGTTCCGCATGGCGCACATGGCGGAGGGCTTCGAGTCGGACAACCGCCACTCGATGCTGCACTCGGTGGCGTACGTCGCGTTCCAGGAGCTGGCCACCCGCGTCTCGCACCGCAACACCGGCCACCAGTCGGGCGACCCGGTCTGCGACCGCATGCTGGCGCGGATCGCGACCGACGAGAACCTGCACATGGTCTTCTACCGCAACCTCCTCGGTGCGGCCTTCGAGCTCGCCCCGGACCTGACGATGCAGGCCGTGCGCGACGTCGTCGTCAACTTCCGGATGCCCGGACACGGCATGCCGGGCTTCGAGCGGGCCGCCGCGCAGATGGCGATCGGCGAGATCTACAACATGCGCATCCACCACGACGACGTGATCCAGCCCGTGCTGCGCTACCTGAAGATCCTCTCCATCGACGGCCTGGGCCCCGACGGCCTGAAGGCGCAGGAGGAGCTGGGCCTGTACATGGGCGGCCTGGACAGCGAGGCGTCGAAGTTCGACGAGAAGCTGGCGGCCCGCAAGGCGCGCATGGCCGCGCGCGCCGACGCCTGA